A single genomic interval of Polaribacter vadi harbors:
- a CDS encoding helix-turn-helix transcriptional regulator, with the protein MFKNVGESTLDEITLEKGFYVLHFQNESNEVLNFEREINSTFIQMHFCLRGNSKFLFNNGSYSFDVLDNRSILLYNPQRTLPINLEIQPKTTLLSILISIEKFHSLFSKESGYIPFLSNENSNKKYYDDAEIKPTVSIVLQQIINSNINSSIRELYVKGKVYELLSLHFQKDETAEGEYCPFLVDEQNVLKIRKAKEIIISRMAEPPSLQELANEIGLNIKKLKEGFKQIYGDTVYSFLFDYKMEHSRRLLETNQYNVNEVGLQVGYSTSSHFIAAFKKKFGTTPKKYVMSLQS; encoded by the coding sequence ATGTTTAAAAATGTCGGAGAAAGTACACTTGATGAAATAACGCTTGAAAAAGGCTTTTATGTTCTTCATTTTCAGAACGAAAGCAATGAGGTTTTAAATTTTGAGCGCGAAATTAATAGCACTTTTATACAAATGCACTTTTGTTTACGAGGTAATTCTAAATTTTTATTTAATAATGGTTCTTATTCTTTTGATGTTTTAGACAATAGATCTATTCTATTATATAACCCACAGAGAACTTTACCTATTAATTTAGAAATTCAACCAAAAACAACCTTGCTTTCTATCTTAATTTCTATCGAAAAATTCCATTCTTTATTTTCTAAGGAATCTGGTTATATTCCTTTCTTAAGCAACGAAAATAGCAACAAAAAATATTATGATGATGCAGAAATAAAACCAACAGTTAGTATTGTTTTGCAACAAATTATCAACTCAAATATTAATAGTTCTATAAGAGAACTATATGTAAAAGGTAAAGTTTACGAATTATTGAGTTTACATTTTCAAAAAGATGAAACTGCAGAAGGTGAATATTGTCCTTTTTTGGTTGATGAACAAAATGTTCTTAAAATTAGAAAAGCGAAGGAAATTATCATCTCAAGAATGGCTGAACCACCAAGTTTACAAGAATTAGCGAATGAGATTGGTTTGAACATCAAAAAATTAAAAGAAGGTTTTAAACAAATTTATGGAGATACTGTCTATAGTTTTCTGTTCGATTATAAAATGGAACATTCAAGAAGATTGCTAGAAACGAATCAATATAATGTAAATGAAGTTGGTTTGCAGGTTGGTTATAGCACCTCAAGTCATTTTATTGCTGCTTTTAAAAAGAAATTCGGCACAACACCGAAAAAATATGTAATGAGTTTACAGAGTTAG
- a CDS encoding TrmH family RNA methyltransferase: protein MKQLSHENVENTQQKFPITIVCDAIRTPENIGMCFRISESFGVEKIYFHENSPSVENRKVINTARNTINQIAHDYYNDFNSLINNLKDEGNTIIGIEITDKSINIQDFNFKNHEKIVLLLGSERNGIENVDLVDFTISIPMYGRNSSMNVVHSLAIMLYEVTNQMSVSSKQ from the coding sequence TTGAAACAGCTTTCGCACGAAAACGTAGAAAATACGCAACAAAAGTTTCCGATAACTATTGTTTGTGATGCAATTAGAACACCTGAAAACATTGGAATGTGTTTTAGAATTTCAGAAAGTTTTGGAGTGGAGAAAATTTATTTTCACGAAAATTCGCCATCCGTAGAAAACAGAAAAGTTATCAATACTGCAAGAAATACAATCAACCAAATTGCTCATGATTATTATAACGATTTTAACTCGCTAATTAACAATTTAAAAGACGAAGGCAATACAATTATTGGTATAGAAATTACTGATAAAAGCATCAATATTCAAGATTTTAATTTTAAAAATCATGAAAAAATCGTACTACTTTTGGGTAGTGAAAGAAATGGAATTGAAAATGTAGATTTAGTAGATTTTACAATTTCAATACCCATGTATGGCAGAAATTCGAGCATGAATGTAGTGCATAGTTTGGCAATTATGCTGTATGAAGTTACGAATCAGATGTCAGTAAGCAGTAAGCAGTAA